Proteins encoded together in one Catalinimonas alkaloidigena window:
- a CDS encoding ABC transporter permease: protein MWYTELRAGFRALFKQKGFALINLLGLGLALSAFLLIGLYTSFQWSIDAFHQHHSTLYAVHQRTFQHGELLAESNETYQEVGPLLQQHLPGVVNMTRVTWPLEQLVQPQHTAASEVFTESQALYVDSSFLLMFTFPLVAGDADRALTQPHSVVLTEATAQKYFGEQSPLGKTLLTTDAWGSEVSWTVTGVAHEVPAHSSLQFDLLFASRFEQDTAEMVLPDYQTFVQLAETADPQATAAKLDRVVLPLLGRWARAADRTLALSLLPLEELYFDQHPDRREAVAIATGMALLILMIAWINFVNVAVVQSLDRAKGIGVRKVIGASTGQLRRQHIGENLALHGLALLLALGGTLLVRPWLSGWVPLHGPASFSVLSAHSLAMFGFWGVGTLGAIFYVAWVTSSYELPLVVKGKYAHTRNRTTTRKVLVVVQFASAFLLMAGALVMYRQLQFMRNAPLGINLEQTLVLKAPKRHENKEERYSAFKAELLRQTAVQAVSSTSIVPGRDIGHQLSFRRQGADEAMQRTLAVVVVDPNFVPAFAISLRAGRNFSEGSWKSWPQVLLNEAAAQALGFAQPEEAIAQQIVDQTTGKALTVIGVVPNYHQKSLKQAIVPLVYRFQPNSWGYCAIKLRAERLASPQGVQQVMDQIAQVWQASFEDEPFDYFFLDAYFNAQYEADEQVNAVVTGLTLLALVIAGIGLFGLASYAAMQRTKEMGIRKVCGASVGSLLWLQTKNYLQLVLLAILITIPIANYGLQQWLQQYAFHLEVGGLFWLVPGLALLAVAWAAVVVQAAKAARTNPVESLRHE, encoded by the coding sequence ATGTGGTATACGGAACTCCGGGCCGGATTTCGGGCTCTGTTCAAACAGAAAGGGTTTGCCCTGATCAATCTCCTGGGGTTGGGGCTGGCCCTGAGTGCCTTCTTGCTCATTGGGTTGTACACCTCTTTCCAGTGGAGCATCGATGCGTTTCACCAGCATCATTCGACCCTCTATGCCGTACACCAGCGTACGTTTCAACACGGAGAGCTGCTTGCGGAAAGCAACGAAACCTATCAGGAAGTGGGCCCGCTTCTACAGCAGCATCTACCCGGGGTGGTGAACATGACGCGTGTCACCTGGCCGTTGGAGCAACTGGTGCAACCGCAGCACACCGCCGCGTCCGAGGTCTTTACCGAAAGTCAGGCGCTCTATGTCGACTCTTCCTTTCTGCTGATGTTTACGTTTCCGCTGGTGGCGGGCGATGCCGACCGGGCGCTGACGCAACCGCATTCGGTGGTCCTGACGGAAGCCACGGCGCAGAAGTACTTTGGGGAGCAATCGCCGCTGGGGAAAACGCTGCTCACGACCGATGCCTGGGGCAGTGAGGTGAGCTGGACCGTGACCGGAGTCGCGCACGAGGTGCCGGCTCATTCCTCGTTGCAGTTCGATCTCCTGTTTGCGTCCCGATTTGAGCAGGATACTGCCGAAATGGTATTGCCCGACTACCAGACCTTTGTGCAACTGGCCGAGACCGCCGATCCCCAGGCGACCGCCGCCAAGCTCGATCGCGTTGTGCTGCCACTACTGGGCCGTTGGGCACGTGCCGCGGACCGAACCCTGGCGCTTTCGTTACTTCCGCTGGAAGAGCTTTACTTTGATCAGCATCCGGACCGGCGAGAAGCGGTCGCCATCGCAACGGGCATGGCGTTGCTTATTCTGATGATCGCCTGGATTAACTTCGTGAATGTTGCCGTAGTGCAGTCGCTGGACCGCGCCAAAGGCATCGGAGTGCGTAAGGTAATCGGCGCTTCGACGGGGCAACTGAGGCGACAGCACATCGGGGAGAATCTGGCCTTGCACGGACTGGCGCTGCTGCTGGCCCTCGGGGGAACCCTGCTGGTACGGCCGTGGCTTTCGGGTTGGGTCCCGTTGCACGGCCCGGCTTCTTTTTCTGTTCTCTCGGCCCATTCGCTGGCGATGTTCGGGTTTTGGGGGGTAGGAACGCTGGGTGCCATTTTCTACGTGGCCTGGGTGACGTCGTCTTACGAGCTTCCTCTGGTCGTCAAAGGAAAATACGCGCACACCCGGAACCGGACCACCACCCGAAAAGTCTTGGTGGTGGTGCAGTTTGCCAGCGCCTTTCTTCTGATGGCGGGCGCGCTGGTCATGTACCGGCAGTTGCAGTTCATGCGGAACGCCCCGCTGGGCATCAACCTCGAACAGACCCTGGTCCTCAAGGCCCCGAAGCGGCACGAAAACAAGGAGGAACGCTACTCGGCGTTTAAGGCCGAGCTGCTTCGGCAGACGGCCGTCCAGGCGGTCTCTTCTACGTCCATCGTACCGGGGCGCGACATTGGGCATCAACTGAGCTTTCGGCGCCAGGGTGCGGATGAGGCGATGCAACGGACGCTGGCAGTCGTGGTGGTTGATCCGAACTTTGTGCCGGCCTTTGCCATTTCGCTGCGTGCGGGGCGTAATTTTTCCGAAGGAAGCTGGAAGAGCTGGCCTCAGGTACTCCTGAACGAAGCAGCGGCGCAAGCGTTGGGGTTCGCGCAGCCGGAAGAGGCCATCGCGCAACAGATCGTCGACCAGACGACCGGAAAGGCGCTCACGGTCATTGGGGTGGTGCCCAACTATCACCAAAAATCCTTGAAACAGGCGATTGTCCCGCTGGTGTATCGCTTCCAACCCAACAGTTGGGGGTATTGTGCGATCAAGCTGCGTGCAGAACGCCTTGCCTCTCCGCAGGGAGTGCAACAGGTGATGGACCAGATCGCCCAGGTCTGGCAGGCATCTTTTGAAGACGAACCGTTTGACTACTTTTTTCTCGATGCTTACTTCAATGCACAGTACGAAGCCGACGAGCAGGTGAACGCCGTCGTGACGGGCCTGACGCTGCTGGCCCTCGTAATTGCGGGCATCGGGTTGTTCGGGCTGGCTTCCTATGCGGCGATGCAGCGTACCAAAGAGATGGGCATCCGCAAAGTATGCGGGGCTTCGGTCGGGTCGTTGCTCTGGCTGCAAACGAAAAACTACTTGCAACTGGTGCTGCTCGCCATCCTGATCACCATCCCCATTGCCAATTATGGCCTGCAGCAGTGGCTGCAGCAGTACGCGTTTCACCTGGAAGTAGGGGGGCTCTTTTGGCTGGTGCCGGGGCTGGCCTTGCTGGCGGTCGCGTGGGCAGCCGTGGTGGTACAGGCAGCAAAGGCGGCCCGGACCAATCCCGTCGAAAGTTTACGACACGAGTGA
- a CDS encoding ABC transporter permease, protein MDYYFLDSFFARQYAQEEWYGQVFLVAAGFAVCLGLFGLTYYTVVRKQKEIGIRKVIGATVMDLFGMLSRSYVALLVLAFAIATPLTYFLLEQWLRRYAFRTELGIGIFVWPFLLLAPLVLLTVGSLTVKAARVNPTESLRSE, encoded by the coding sequence ATGGACTACTACTTTCTTGACTCGTTTTTTGCCCGGCAATACGCGCAGGAAGAGTGGTACGGCCAGGTATTTCTGGTGGCGGCCGGGTTTGCGGTGTGCCTGGGCCTGTTCGGGCTAACCTACTACACCGTCGTGCGGAAGCAGAAGGAAATCGGCATCCGGAAAGTGATCGGCGCTACCGTCATGGACCTGTTCGGGATGCTGTCCCGCAGCTACGTGGCGTTGCTGGTACTCGCGTTTGCCATCGCCACGCCGCTCACCTACTTCCTGCTGGAACAGTGGCTCCGGCGCTACGCATTTCGGACCGAGCTGGGGATCGGAATTTTTGTCTGGCCCTTTCTACTGCTGGCTCCGCTGGTGCTGCTGACGGTCGGTTCGCTGACGGTCAAAGCGGCCCGCGTCAATCCTACCGAATCGTTGCGGAGCGAGTGA
- a CDS encoding PadR family transcriptional regulator: protein MRRSDLGEFEEVVLLTVAVLLPQAYSVAIAEELEQETGRTVTTGAVHAALQRLEKKGMVRSEMGDATPERGGRRKRLYEVTPAGSHILHAVRNVRNRLWDRIAPHALPHLGLT, encoded by the coding sequence ATGCGACGAAGTGATTTAGGTGAATTTGAAGAAGTCGTGCTCCTGACCGTAGCGGTCCTCCTGCCGCAGGCCTACTCGGTCGCCATTGCCGAAGAGCTGGAACAGGAAACCGGCCGGACCGTCACCACCGGGGCGGTGCACGCTGCCCTGCAACGACTGGAGAAAAAGGGCATGGTCCGCTCCGAAATGGGGGACGCCACGCCCGAACGGGGCGGACGGCGCAAGCGCCTCTACGAAGTGACACCCGCCGGGAGTCACATTCTCCACGCTGTGCGGAACGTGCGGAACCGCCTCTGGGACCGGATTGCGCCGCACGCCTTACCTCACCTTGGACTGACCTAA